CGGCGCGCGGAATCGTGAGCCATCTACCCAGTCCTCTCCTGAAACCCGGGCTCGCGGTGCATGCCTGGCGAGCCGGCCGCACGACGTATCCACTTGCTCACATGTGCTGCTGTCGAGCCAGCGACGGCGGGGGCGCCACACCTCTCACGTGTTGACGACGTGCTTGCTGGGATGCGTGTCCTGGCCTGGCGTCGCCAACCTTCCAGGGGTGGCCACAAGACAGCTTCCCCTCTGCCCTGCGCGCCTGCGGCCGGCACGAACCAGATCCAGGCGTCTCAGCACGCCGGTGTGGGCAGAGCGTAGCCTGCCCGCGATACGTTGTCAACATCCAACTGTCGGCAGCCCCGGCACGGTCACGTCGAGGTTCTGGCGCGTCTCGATCTGCCTGCGTTCTGCCGCACGTCGCCAACAGGTTGATCGTGGACCTGGCTGTTCCGCATATTCCTGTTCTGCGGTCATGCACTCGACGACTTTCCCCGCGATCTTGCTCTGGCCATTGGCCTGCAAGCCTCGCACAACTCTCTGGCAGTAGCTGACGGTGCGTCGCTTCTACCGCATTGCGCGAGACAATCCACCAACTGCCTGGGACTTCACCTCAAACGAAGTGAAAGGTCGCCAGCCACGGCGTCCACTCTTGCCATCGCAACGGCGACTGTGGCGCGGGCTGTCTCACTTTGACACGCTTGATGCCGCCCGTGCGGCGGCTTTGAACACGCCTGCCCTCGGCAAATACGTGGTGGAGGTCGATATCCCTGATGATGCTGACGTGGAGATCGAGCAGACTGGCCGTCCCGGTCACTTCACGATCTGGGCATCGCCAGTCCAGTTACTTCGATGTCTCGGGCGAGTCGTGCCGGTGGCGGAGTAGACTTTGCCTATGAGTTACGAGCTCTGGGACACCGACACGGGCAATCTCGTCGAGGCCTTTCAGGATAGACAGTCGGCGCTTCTCGCAGCGCGCGAGTTGATTGTGCTCAACGCTGATGTGTACCCGGAGATGCTCACGCTGCTCGTCGTTGACAGTCGAGGGGCGATCTCGACTGTGGCATCGGGCAACGCGCTGGGTACGCTTGCAGCGACAGCCGCTCCTACTGGTGACCGACTCTCACGTTGACGCCCCCGGCCGTCGGCGTTCACGAACTCCACCTCGAAGGCTGCGTCGCGGCCATGAACGAGGACGACGGTCCCCACATCGCCTGCGATCAGGCCATGCGACGGCACACCCTGCGCCAGGGCAACCAGTCGAGTTCCCACGGTGGGGTCTGACTCATAGCACTTTCCTCAGGCTGGATATGCTGTCACAGAGTATGGTGGAGGTCGCCCTCTTGCTCAGCATGTGGCAACTGTACGATGGTCAGGTGCCGTCAGGCGGTCGGCGGGAGTGGCACCGTCACGTCGAGGTTCTGGCGCGTCTCGATCTGCCACGCGGCCACCTGCTGGCAGGTCGCCCACCAGACGTTCG
The Chloroflexota bacterium DNA segment above includes these coding regions:
- a CDS encoding DUF4926 domain-containing protein; translation: MGTRLVALAQGVPSHGLIAGDVGTVVLVHGRDAAFEVEFVNADGRGRQRESRSPVGAAVAASVPSALPDATVEIAPRLSTTSSVSISGYTSALSTINSRAARSADCLS